A window of the Planococcus citri chromosome 4, ihPlaCitr1.1, whole genome shotgun sequence genome harbors these coding sequences:
- the LOC135844730 gene encoding uncharacterized protein LOC135844730, translated as MDSGGMHESQVQNEIPSDEFVLHPRLPSLQEMAYNQIAIAVWYRYSLTPSQRQRYEGFHHDDWATMKLELMDCDKLIKTLAIPRLTKENLKKYVKRVREQTISCTVYFRYKLLSGNLEEYRIPQVDWEYFVWRPDGKINFKSTAIKMLHSGVLTEVQKFAIMCNFCLENEIKIFDLKRLPMETFISKVIRDRDPLFLHWFCYLENESYRITPHPSFRSYGNHFFWNSLSAEDQVPFMSDRLRTFERSYWHDSWFYNMSHDELTNLLFHQPVPVILVFIKKIEMLEWAIMAWKRCKHRISNEQFVELLHSLLDRSYLFRIHKQEHKMSVLLEIWNTANDHHKNYAARQARLGEAVLNLLAADPDTRVWKKLAPSCFKFLLKFLSLTSADFRKNLIPRGDLSFIFYFDFHVVHEIFELCLPNSQGKTELKINDPSNYRIRPYFCKILYTVEDRDELNRRLLRSVQNLNIPSKDILQKFIESLIVANKREYKTHYPYNSNDESDFLGLSKFINKILQENVSTVLKMKESYFASLISATSDPYERYCSLNELSILIEQEFVHEHQQVLKHRLVKILQKTSVERWVWIMQYYGIYKRVFSWCFENDEKMFLQVKRCIPIKHIIRDVSNRTARGFASFIILKRFLLWYFSDMEEEFISFKLGMRNDYLERFLEWYFVGVQKEMLSFKPRILMNRSDQVLELVQELDKQLPRKFLQWMGHPVDLRFKISTYDIVSFLFFICFAIFAVVYVHP; from the coding sequence ATGGATTCCGGAGGAATGCACGAATCGcaagttcaaaatgaaataccCTCGGATGAGTTTGTGCTGCATCCCAGATTGCCAAGCTTACAAGAGATGGCGTACAATCAAATAGCCATCGCAGTGTGGTATAGATACAGTTTAACTCCAAGCCAACGACAACGCTATGAAGGATTTCATCATGATGATTGGGCGACTATGAAACTAGAACTAATGGATTGCGATAAACTGATAAAAACATTGGCAATACCTCGACTCAcgaaagaaaacttgaaaaaatatgtaaagaGAGTTCGCGAACAAACAATTAGTTGCACCGTATACTTCAGATACAAATTATTATCAGGAAATTTGGAGGAGTATAGAATACCTCAAGTTGATTGGGAGTATTTTGTGTGGCGTCCAGAtggtaaaatcaattttaaaagcaCTGCCATTAAAATGCTACATTCGGGCGTGTTGACTGAGGTGCAGAAGTTCGCCATAATGTGCAATTTCTGCCTGGAAAATGAGATCAAAATCTTCGATCTGAAACGCCTTCCTATGGAAACCTTCATCTCAAAAGTAATTAGAGACCGTGATCCGTTATTTTTGCACTGGTTCTGCTACCTGGAGAACGAATCATACAGAATTACACCACACCCATCCTTTCGTTCATATGGTaatcattttttctggaatagTTTGAGTGCTGAAGATCAAGTACCGTTTATGAGTGACCGATTACGTACATTCGAGCGTTCTTACTGGCATGATAGCTGGTTTTACAACATGTCTCATGATGAATTAACAAATTTACTGTTCCATCAACCGGTTCCTGTGATattagtttttatcaaaaaaatagaaatgctTGAGTGGGCAATTATGGCTTGGAAGCGGTGTAAACATAGGATATCTAATGAGCAATTCGTCGAGTTGTTGCACAGCCTACTTGATCGGTCTTACCTTTTTCGTATCCATAAACAAGAGCACAAAATGAGTGTTTTATTGGAAATCTGGAATACGGCCAACGATCACCATAAGAATTATGCTGCTAGACAGGCAAGATTAGGAGAAGCTGTCCTCAATCTACTGGCTGCAGATCCTGATACACGTGTCTGGAAAAAACTAGCACCCAGTTGTTTCAAGtttctactgaaatttttatctttGACCAGTGCGGATTTCAGGAAAAATCTGATTCCCCGAGGTGACctctcatttattttttattttgatttccaCGTGGTACACGAAATATTTGAGTTATGCTTACCAAATTCCCAAGGTAAGacggaattgaaaattaatgatccGAGTAACTACAGAATTCGTccttatttttgtaaaattttatacactGTCGAAGATCGGGATGAATTGAATAGAAGATTGTTGCGTTCCgttcaaaacttgaatattcCTTCAAAAGATattctgcaaaaattcatcgagtCATTGATTGTAGCCAATAAAAGAGAATACAAAACTCATTATCCCTATAATAGCAATGATGAATCTGATTTTCTCGGATTGAGTAAATTCATTAACAAAATTCTGCAAGAAAATGTATCTACagtgttgaaaatgaaagaatcgTACTTTGCTTCATTAATTTCTGCCACCAGTGATCCGTATGAACGCTACTGTAGTTTGAATGAACTGAGCATACTCATTGAGCAGGAGTTTGTACATGAACATCAACAAGTATTAAAACACCGATTAGTTAAAATACTCCAAAAAACAAGTGTTGAACGATGGGTTTGGATTATGCAGTATTATGGAATTTACAAACGTGTTTTTTCGTGGTGCtttgaaaatgacgaaaaaatgttTCTGCAAGTTAAACGTTGCATACCAATTAAACATATTATTCGTGATGTTTCTAATAGAACTGCGCGGGGATTCGCGTCTTTCATTATCTTGAAGAGATTTCTGTTGTGGTACTTCTCCGATATGGAGGAAGAATTTATATCTTTTAAATTAGGTATGAGGAATGATTACTTGGAGAGATTTCTGGAGTGGTACTTCGTCGGTGTACAGAAAGAAATGCTATCTTTTAAACCACGTATCCTGATGAATCGTTCTGATCAAGTATTAGAACTCGTACAGGAATTGGACAAGCAGCTTCCTAGAAAATTTTTGCAGTGGATGGGCCACCCTGTTGATCTCCgttttaaaataagtacctatgacatcgtatcttttttatttttcatttgttttgctatttttgcCGTAGTATATGTTCACCCTTAA